In Archangium violaceum, the following are encoded in one genomic region:
- a CDS encoding DUF3396 domain-containing protein, translating to MSERYPRIRLRTESHGYWIFEGLRLDFYMRRPHTQMTRAVMRSLDTYLEAVGVENLGFYVDDEGDYQELDAAGWALTRRNLLEDPWPRIILSDIRTSGPERYRFEYYGRRLDDPKWRSSDKHACVASFWLPTEYLEEQGPGRVRALALELAAPLPFCSGNGGLAFLGPNDVVGVTKEIQDRCFRYPGMDIPDVASYSYNIGTRVRGPSWLTFLGQPVLGELGGADALRARLRSPGTTVQELDGERVVVTLGEWPDAGDTEQGRTLPAYRELARVLEPWFYEGPMYENRFRPEDRRRWERRFLD from the coding sequence GTGAGCGAGCGTTACCCGAGAATCCGCCTCCGTACGGAGTCCCACGGATACTGGATATTCGAGGGCTTGCGGCTGGACTTCTACATGCGCCGACCGCACACGCAGATGACGCGGGCGGTGATGCGCTCGCTGGATACCTACCTGGAAGCGGTGGGCGTGGAGAATCTCGGCTTCTACGTGGACGACGAAGGGGATTACCAGGAACTCGACGCCGCGGGTTGGGCTCTCACCCGGCGAAATCTGCTGGAGGACCCCTGGCCTCGCATCATCTTGAGCGACATCAGAACGAGTGGTCCGGAGCGGTACCGTTTCGAGTACTACGGCAGGCGACTCGACGACCCCAAATGGAGAAGTTCGGACAAGCATGCATGCGTTGCGTCGTTCTGGCTGCCCACGGAGTACCTGGAGGAGCAGGGACCCGGGCGGGTGCGGGCGCTGGCGCTGGAACTGGCGGCTCCCCTGCCTTTCTGCTCCGGCAACGGCGGACTGGCCTTCCTGGGTCCGAACGACGTGGTGGGAGTGACGAAGGAGATCCAGGACCGGTGCTTCCGCTACCCGGGCATGGACATCCCCGACGTGGCGTCCTACTCGTACAACATCGGCACGCGGGTACGAGGCCCCTCGTGGCTGACGTTCCTGGGTCAGCCAGTACTGGGAGAACTGGGCGGCGCGGATGCATTGCGCGCGCGGCTGCGCTCACCGGGCACCACGGTGCAGGAGTTGGACGGCGAGCGGGTGGTGGTGACGCTGGGTGAGTGGCCGGACGCGGGTGATACCGAGCAGGGCCGAACGCTTCCCGCCTACCGCGAGCTGGCGCGAGTGCTGGAGCCCTGGTTCTACGAAGGGCCCATGTACGAGAATCGATTCCGCCCGGAGGACAGGCGCCGTTGGGAGCGCCGGTTCCTCGACTGA
- a CDS encoding CheR family methyltransferase → MTDAECLELLRWAAPRLGLRYEGFRRVRGQVCKRVGRRMKALGVPGLVAYLERLEGDPAERAVLDALCRVTISRFYRDQGVFDALRESLLPEVLEAARARGGSVLRVWSAGCASGEEPYTVSVLFRLGLGPRFPDFRLELVATDADASLLERAREGCYRRATLRELPSAWVDRAFSPREDLLCLRPEYREGLDFRLEDLRQRMPEGPFHLVLCRNVAFTYFAPPVQREVLARLLERLEPGGLLAIGAHESLPEGITGLARASGALPLFRRRTPTD, encoded by the coding sequence GTGACGGATGCCGAGTGTCTGGAGTTGCTGCGCTGGGCCGCGCCTCGTCTGGGCTTGCGCTACGAGGGTTTCCGCCGTGTGCGAGGACAGGTGTGCAAGCGCGTCGGCCGGAGGATGAAGGCGCTCGGGGTGCCGGGGCTGGTCGCCTACCTCGAGCGGCTGGAGGGAGATCCGGCCGAGCGCGCCGTGCTCGATGCGCTGTGCCGCGTCACCATCTCCCGCTTCTACCGGGACCAGGGGGTCTTCGACGCCCTGCGCGAGTCGCTCCTCCCCGAGGTGCTGGAGGCCGCACGGGCCCGGGGCGGGTCCGTGCTGCGCGTGTGGAGCGCCGGGTGCGCCTCGGGCGAGGAGCCCTACACCGTCTCCGTCCTCTTCCGGCTGGGCCTGGGGCCGCGCTTCCCGGACTTTCGCCTGGAGCTGGTGGCCACCGACGCGGACGCCTCGCTCCTGGAGCGCGCGCGGGAGGGCTGCTACCGGCGCGCCACGTTGCGGGAGCTGCCCTCCGCGTGGGTGGACCGGGCCTTCTCGCCGCGGGAAGACCTGCTGTGCCTGCGGCCCGAGTACCGCGAGGGGCTCGACTTCCGCCTGGAGGATCTGCGCCAGCGCATGCCCGAGGGCCCCTTCCACCTGGTGCTCTGCCGCAACGTGGCCTTCACCTACTTCGCGCCGCCCGTGCAGCGCGAGGTGCTGGCGCGCCTGTTGGAGCGATTGGAGCCCGGGGGGCTGCTGGCCATCGGCGCCCACGAGTCCCTCCCCGAGGGCATCACGGGCCTGGCTCGTGCCTCCGGGGCGCTCCCCCTGTTTCGCCGCCGGACCCCGACGGATTGA
- a CDS encoding S1 family peptidase, giving the protein MVGGTSAPDDEAVVALLARRARCTGEPLTLLCTGALIAPDVVLTAAHCLDIFGTEGAYEIFLGARLLPEPEPRGHFARVARAVKHPDYDRASHTFDAALLRLARPLDAPPLPLPEPGWGELETGREARVVGFGDTKDASTPSGERRQGTLRVTSVDPGAFHAGPSPAMSCVGDSGGPVLVRGSDGREVLVGITASGDVACRRDAFNVRVDALLESFIAPFLAERLPPTGPVLALETLCTAACTRDDECPSGLACVPVTEGGPGRCLQPALQEGDYGALCTEDAHCEAGSVCARLEPEGEDACRCFTPCGQSQPPAPEEAGGCTGAPGPGALAWLVWAVWLSRRGGAGACAGHRCG; this is encoded by the coding sequence GTGGTCGGAGGCACATCCGCGCCGGATGACGAGGCGGTGGTGGCGTTGCTGGCGCGCCGGGCGAGGTGCACGGGAGAACCCCTGACGCTGCTGTGCACGGGGGCGCTGATCGCGCCGGACGTGGTGCTGACGGCGGCGCACTGCCTGGACATCTTCGGTACGGAGGGGGCCTACGAAATCTTCCTCGGGGCGAGGCTGCTGCCCGAGCCCGAGCCGCGAGGCCATTTCGCCCGGGTGGCACGAGCAGTGAAACACCCTGACTACGACCGTGCCAGCCACACCTTCGATGCGGCGCTGCTGCGTCTCGCCCGACCCCTGGACGCGCCACCCTTGCCCCTGCCCGAGCCGGGCTGGGGCGAGCTGGAAACCGGGCGGGAAGCGCGAGTGGTGGGTTTTGGCGACACGAAGGACGCGAGCACCCCATCGGGCGAGCGGAGACAGGGAACCCTCCGCGTGACGTCGGTGGATCCAGGAGCGTTCCATGCGGGGCCGTCGCCGGCGATGAGCTGCGTGGGAGACAGCGGGGGGCCGGTGCTGGTGCGAGGCTCGGACGGGCGCGAGGTGCTCGTGGGCATCACGGCGAGCGGCGACGTGGCGTGCCGGAGGGACGCCTTCAACGTCCGGGTGGACGCGCTGCTCGAGTCCTTCATCGCCCCCTTCCTGGCCGAGCGCCTCCCGCCCACGGGGCCGGTGCTCGCGCTCGAGACGCTCTGCACGGCGGCGTGCACGCGGGACGACGAGTGCCCCTCGGGGCTCGCCTGTGTCCCCGTGACGGAGGGCGGACCGGGCCGTTGCCTCCAGCCCGCGCTCCAGGAAGGGGACTACGGAGCGCTCTGCACCGAGGACGCCCACTGTGAAGCGGGGAGCGTGTGCGCGCGCCTGGAGCCCGAGGGCGAAGACGCGTGCCGGTGCTTCACGCCGTGCGGCCAGTCACAGCCGCCCGCGCCCGAGGAGGCGGGGGGCTGCACGGGAGCGCCAGGCCCGGGGGCGCTGGCGTGGCTCGTGTGGGCCGTGTGGCTCAGCCGCCGTGGAGGGGCAGGCGCTTGCGCGGGCCACCGCTGTGGGTGA
- a CDS encoding DUF2267 domain-containing protein, with amino-acid sequence MADIPEETPLSRSEKRHLSRVGSTYAAFIRHLCEVGKLESGVAECAAVSVVNALLHRIQPGEAKDLKAQLPRKLLEFLPQEGADKPVRAFGKNRDDFLRVVAEDLGKDVSEVEPLVRAVFQGLREHISEGEAEDVESNLSPDLRDLWRRTQ; translated from the coding sequence ATGGCTGATATTCCAGAGGAAACCCCCCTGAGCCGGAGCGAGAAGCGGCACCTGTCCCGCGTCGGCTCCACCTACGCCGCCTTCATCAGGCACCTGTGCGAGGTAGGGAAGTTGGAATCCGGGGTGGCCGAGTGTGCGGCGGTGTCGGTCGTCAACGCCCTGCTGCACCGCATCCAGCCAGGAGAGGCGAAGGATTTGAAGGCGCAGCTGCCGCGCAAGCTGTTGGAGTTCCTGCCCCAGGAGGGGGCGGACAAGCCGGTGCGCGCCTTCGGCAAGAACCGGGACGACTTCCTGCGGGTGGTGGCGGAGGATCTGGGCAAGGACGTGTCCGAGGTGGAGCCCCTGGTGCGCGCCGTCTTCCAGGGACTGCGCGAGCACATCTCGGAGGGCGAGGCCGAGGACGTCGAGAGCAACCTCTCGCCCGACCTGAGGGACCTCTGGCGTCGCACGCAATAG
- a CDS encoding response regulator, producing the protein MPDTIDFETLFNHSPNPYMVVDRELRYVAANEAYLRVTASRAEDILGRSIFEAFPHDPNDPNNSSARQLRESFDRVLKGRVPDILALIPYRVPRQTDRGVVAEDRYWSATHTPLLDDRGEVAFILQHTVDVTELQRLKQAMRAAEVARDVALPSEQVEAGVLQRARLVQEANRNLDAERRHLRRLFEQAPGFVAFLRGRDHVFELVNPSYYQLVGHREILGKPVRDALPEVVGQGFLELLDRVFTTGEPFVGRGQRLLVQREPGSTLTEAYVDFVYQPIIEPDGTISGIFAQGNDVTVQKHAQDELRRYREHLEELVRERTRALEESEAERRQTEAALRQAQKMEAVGKLTGGVAHDFNNLLQVIGGNLQLLQRDVAGSEQAQRRLQTAVGAVERGARLASQLLAFARRQPLEPLALNIGRLVRGMDDLLRRALGEDIELETVIAGGLWNTFADPNQLENVILNLAINARDAMEGEGKLTIEAGNAMLDDHYAQLHSDVTAGQYVMLAISDTGCGMSPEIMERVFEPFFTTKPEGRGTGLGLSMVYGFVKQTGGHIKIYSEVGHGTTIKIYLPRSFQAEMQRTEVASGPVEGGTETILVVEDDAGVRATVVELLTELGYRVLKATDGQSALAVIQSGLPVDLLFTDVVMPGPVRSPELARQAKALLPDLEVLFTSGYTENAIVHGGRLDPGVNLLSKPYRREDLARKLRQLLRNRQQRMAARAAPAAPEYASPGRAPELASEELRILLVEDDEAIRSSVCELLMEVLGHRVLAVPSAEEAREVLASDGIDVLFTDVSLPGMSGVELAREAVRQRPGLRVIIASGHGGAVGDTVPGAVLLPKPYELSQLESVLERMAHSLAGRPSGG; encoded by the coding sequence ATGCCCGACACCATCGATTTCGAGACGCTCTTCAACCACTCGCCCAATCCCTACATGGTGGTGGACCGGGAGCTGCGGTACGTCGCGGCCAACGAGGCCTACCTGCGGGTCACGGCGAGCCGGGCCGAGGACATCCTGGGGCGGAGCATCTTCGAGGCGTTCCCCCACGACCCGAACGATCCCAACAACAGCAGCGCGCGCCAGCTGCGGGAGTCGTTCGACCGGGTCCTGAAGGGGCGCGTACCGGACATCCTGGCGCTCATCCCCTACCGGGTCCCCCGCCAGACCGACAGGGGGGTGGTCGCCGAGGACCGCTACTGGAGTGCCACCCATACGCCGCTCCTGGATGACCGGGGCGAGGTGGCCTTCATCCTCCAGCACACCGTGGACGTGACCGAGCTGCAACGGCTCAAGCAGGCCATGCGGGCCGCGGAGGTCGCCCGGGATGTGGCCCTTCCCTCGGAACAGGTAGAGGCGGGGGTCCTCCAGCGCGCGCGGCTCGTCCAGGAGGCCAACAGGAACCTGGACGCCGAGCGCCGTCACCTCCGCCGGCTGTTCGAACAGGCGCCCGGGTTCGTGGCCTTCCTCCGGGGGCGGGATCATGTCTTCGAGCTGGTCAACCCCTCCTACTACCAGCTCGTCGGCCACCGGGAGATCCTCGGCAAGCCGGTCCGGGACGCCCTTCCCGAGGTCGTGGGGCAGGGCTTCCTGGAGCTGCTCGACCGGGTGTTCACGACGGGAGAGCCGTTCGTCGGCCGGGGACAGCGGCTCCTCGTGCAGCGGGAGCCCGGTTCGACGCTCACGGAAGCGTATGTCGACTTCGTGTACCAGCCCATCATCGAGCCGGATGGGACCATCTCCGGCATCTTCGCCCAGGGCAACGACGTCACCGTGCAGAAGCACGCCCAGGACGAGCTGCGCCGCTACCGCGAGCACCTCGAGGAGCTGGTCCGCGAGCGCACCCGCGCCTTGGAGGAGAGCGAGGCCGAGCGGCGCCAGACCGAGGCCGCGTTGCGGCAGGCCCAGAAGATGGAGGCGGTGGGCAAGCTCACGGGCGGCGTGGCGCACGACTTCAACAACCTGCTCCAGGTCATCGGCGGCAATCTCCAGCTCCTGCAGCGGGACGTCGCCGGCAGCGAGCAGGCGCAGCGGCGTTTGCAGACCGCCGTCGGCGCCGTCGAGCGCGGGGCCCGGCTCGCCTCGCAGCTGCTCGCGTTCGCGCGGCGGCAGCCGCTCGAGCCCCTGGCCCTCAACATCGGGCGGCTGGTGCGCGGCATGGATGACCTGCTGCGACGCGCCCTGGGCGAGGACATCGAGCTCGAGACGGTCATCGCCGGGGGGCTCTGGAACACGTTCGCCGATCCCAACCAGCTGGAGAACGTCATCCTGAACCTGGCGATCAACGCCCGCGACGCGATGGAGGGCGAGGGCAAGCTGACCATCGAGGCCGGCAACGCCATGCTCGATGACCACTACGCCCAGCTCCACTCGGATGTCACGGCCGGCCAGTACGTGATGCTGGCCATCTCCGACACCGGCTGTGGCATGTCACCGGAGATCATGGAGCGGGTCTTCGAGCCCTTCTTCACGACCAAGCCCGAGGGCCGTGGCACGGGGCTGGGCTTGAGCATGGTGTATGGCTTCGTCAAGCAGACCGGCGGCCACATCAAGATCTACAGCGAGGTCGGGCACGGGACGACGATCAAGATCTACCTGCCGCGCTCGTTCCAGGCCGAGATGCAGCGCACCGAGGTCGCCTCGGGTCCGGTCGAGGGCGGCACGGAGACCATCCTGGTGGTCGAGGACGACGCCGGGGTGCGCGCCACCGTGGTGGAGCTGCTGACGGAGCTCGGGTATCGCGTGCTCAAGGCCACCGACGGGCAGAGCGCGTTGGCCGTCATCCAGAGCGGCCTGCCGGTGGACCTGCTGTTCACCGACGTGGTGATGCCCGGTCCGGTGCGCAGCCCGGAGCTCGCGAGGCAGGCCAAGGCGCTCCTGCCGGACCTCGAGGTGCTCTTCACGTCGGGCTACACGGAGAACGCCATCGTCCACGGCGGCCGGTTGGATCCCGGCGTCAACCTGCTGAGCAAGCCCTACCGCAGGGAGGACCTGGCCCGGAAGCTGCGCCAGCTGCTGCGCAACCGCCAGCAGCGCATGGCCGCGCGGGCCGCTCCCGCCGCCCCGGAGTACGCCAGTCCCGGACGCGCGCCGGAGCTCGCGAGCGAGGAGCTGCGCATCCTCCTGGTGGAGGATGACGAGGCCATCCGGTCCTCCGTCTGCGAGCTGTTGATGGAGGTGCTCGGGCACCGCGTGCTCGCCGTCCCGAGCGCGGAAGAGGCCCGGGAGGTGCTCGCCTCCGACGGTATCGACGTGCTGTTCACGGACGTGAGCCTGCCCGGCATGTCGGGAGTGGAGCTGGCCCGCGAGGCCGTCCGCCAGCGTCCCGGTCTCCGGGTCATCATCGCCTCCGGCCATGGCGGCGCGGTGGGTGACACGGTGCCGGGCGCCGTGCTGCTGCCCAAGCCCTACGAGCTCTCCCAGCTCGAGAGCGTGCTGGAGCGGATGGCGCACTCCCTCGCGGGACGGCCTTCCGGCGGGTGA